The Epinephelus lanceolatus isolate andai-2023 chromosome 14, ASM4190304v1, whole genome shotgun sequence genome has a window encoding:
- the LOC117248215 gene encoding protein FAM237A-like, whose amino-acid sequence MVPVLQNIPVATVFVLSCMCAVQLQGQKPAQVDPLTAHRSNPQCWDSSSALLLEMRSPRIADTVPAFWDLMVFLRSSDNGKHTALFWDLARVFWDLYLDCVLSKSHGLGRRHVTAVHSLITDKSFRFNSSGANSQAWLSVRVRRRGHIKTLKTEPKSKSHHHK is encoded by the exons ATGGTCCCAGTGCTCCAGAACATACCTGTGGCCACAGTGTTCGTGCTGAGCTGCATGTGTGCCGTGCAGCTGCAGGGCCAGAAGCCGGCTCAAGTCGACCCCCTGACGGCCCACCGGTCCAACCCGCAGTGCTGGGACTCCTCTTCGGCTCTGCTGCTGGAGATGCGCTCCCCGAGGATCGCTGACACGGTGCCCGCCTTCTGGGACCTGATGGTCTTCCTCAGGTCGTCAGACAACGGTAAACACACGGCGTTGTTCTGGGACCTGGCCCGGGTCTTCTGGGACCTCTATCTGGACTGCGTCCTGTCCAAGAGTCACGGCCTGGGGCGGAGACACGTCACCGCTGTGCACTCCCTCATCACTGACA AGTCCTTCAGATTCAACAGCTCAGGAGCAAACTCCCAGGCGTGGCTCAGTGTCAGAGTGAGACGCAGAGGACACATCAAGACCCTGAAGACGGAACCCAAGTCAAAGTCACATCACCACAAATAA
- the casp10 gene encoding caspase-8, which yields MDFQRLLLEVGKALSKDEVKALAFLCTDLLGRNPTSVELASHLFSRLGDQDHLSAEQPHLLTELLLIIQRTRLIRDLGLSDRPTTSLISPYRKLLYNLSEEITDDDLKQVKFLLAKMLPRRKLVENVTTLEVFLEMEHMDLINDTNLNLLETIIESVCPMLKEKIIQFKAQQVTHTGPIAEETSRPRSVSYPFDPSQDPQPLDPERTASRELPELLPEPSMNMSNTSMDVPNAFQGGDECEGLSHTLSGLNTQTVSCPPLKGHMRIDVVEMPSQVNKASPEKQTPQTKNTNTEDLGIYPMTASKRGVCLIINNYDFSNSIQNLGKREGTMLDEECLHKVFKWLGFEVEIQRDCKREQLLSAMQELGSRNHSQMDCLVCCILSHGKEGSVYGVDGYTVKIKDLKEPVNALRCVSLAEKPKMFFIQACQGTSEQRAVRIKADGPARTSVCSDAVKANESIPCDADFLLGMATVPSYVSFRERSNGAWFIQSLCQNLVKMVPRGCDLVSILTKVNADVSQKTDSYGVKKQMPQPAFSLRKKVVFPIPNAPPPSLSQ from the exons ATGGATTTCCAGAGGTTGCTGTTAGAAGTAGGGAAGGCCCTGAGCAAGGACGAGGTGAAAGCTTTAGCGTTCCTTTGCACTGACCTCCTGGGCCGAAACCCGACCTCAGTGGAGTTGGCCAGTCACCTCTTCTCTCGCCTGGGGGATCAAGACCACCTCTCTGCTGAGCAGCCACACCTGCTGACTGagctcctcctcatcatccagCGCACCCGTCTGATCCGTGACCTGGGGCTCTCCGACCGACCAACCACAAGCCTCATCTCTCCTTACAG gAAGCTGCTCTACAACCTGTCTGAGGAGATTACTGATGATGACTTGAAACAAGTGAAGTTCTTGCTTGCCAAAATGCTGCCGCGTAGGAAACTGGTGGAAAATGTT ACTACCCTGGAGGTCTTCCTGGAGATGGAGCACATGGACCTCATCAATGACACTAATCTAAACTTGCTGGAGACCATAATTGAGTCAGTGTGTCCCATGCTGAAAGAAAAGATAATCCAGTTTAAAGCACAGCAGG TAACTCACACTGGCCCTATCGCTGAGGAAACAAGCCGACCAAGGTCTGTGTCGTACCCTTTTGATCCAAGCCAG GACCCTCAGCCTTTAGATCCTGAGAGGACTGCCTCACGTGAACTGCCAG AACTGTTGCCCGAG CCGAGCATGAATATGTCCAACACCTCTATGG ATGTGCCAAATGCGTTTCAGGGTGGAGATGAGTGTGAGggcctgtcacacacactgagtggTTTGAACACTCAAACAGTAAGCTGCCCCCCCTTGAAAGGTCATA TGAGAATTGATGTTGTGGAAATGCCATCTCAAGTAAACAAGGCCTCCCCTGAAAAGCAGACACCTCAgactaaaaacacaaacactgag GATTTAGGAATATATCCCATGACTGCATCAAAGAGAGGTGTCTGCTTGATAATTAACAACTACGACTTCTCTAACTCCATACAAAATCTCGGGAAGCGGGAGGGGACCATGCTTGATGAAG AGTGTCTGCACAAAGTGTTTAAGTGGCTCGGCTTTGAGGTAGAGATACAGAGGGACTGTAAGAGGGAGCAGTTGCTGTCTGCGATGCAGGAGCTCGGCAGCAGAAACCACAGTCAGATGGACTGTCTGGTGTGCTGCATCCTCAGCCACGGCAAGGAGGGAAGTGTGTACGGTGTGGATGGCTACACTGTCAAGATCAAGGATCTGAAGGAACCTGTCAATGCACTGAGGTGCGTCTCTTTGGCAGAAAAACCCAAGATGTTTTTCATCCAGGCCTGCCAGGGCACCAGCGAGCAGAGGGCTGTCCGCATCAAGGCTGATGGTCCTGCACGCACTTCTGTTTGCAGCGATGCTGTTAAAGCCAACGAGTCTATCCCATGTGATGCAGATTTCCTGCTAGGAATGGCCACCGTTCCTTCTTATGTCTCTTTCAGAGAGAGGAGTAATGGCGCATGGTTTATTCAGTCATTGTGCCAAAACCTCGTCAAGATGGTGCCAAG gggttgtgaccttgtgtccatccTGACCAAAGTGAATGCAGATGTTAGCCAGAAAACAGATTCCTACGGTGTCAAAAAGCAGATGCCTCAACCAGCTTTCTCACTCAGGAAGAAGGTGGTCTTTCCGATCCCCAATGCTCCTCCCCCCAGCCTGTCGCAGTGA